In Curtobacterium sp. MCPF17_002, one genomic interval encodes:
- a CDS encoding carbohydrate ABC transporter permease, protein MNTTVRVWSRLRAAILWVVLIALVVLVVYPLVWMVLNGFKTNEQVFGSPFALPTQWGWSAYVDAWQQGVKNYLTVSVLLTILATAATELLSAWAAFGLTKTRLPRSGAFTGLMIAGLMLAPSVAIIPLVTMFQRMGLYNTFLGLLILYTAFRIPFTVFLIRGYMLDLPHEVDEAAAIDGTSRWGTFWRITLPMCTPIMITTTVLNILLNWNEYLFATVFTSGSGIETLPVGLADLMSRIGTHYPTVFAGMVIGAVPMVVLFFACQRYFVRGIGDGVGK, encoded by the coding sequence GTGAACACGACGGTCCGGGTCTGGTCGCGTCTCCGGGCCGCGATCCTGTGGGTGGTGCTCATCGCGCTGGTGGTCCTCGTGGTCTACCCGCTCGTGTGGATGGTGCTCAACGGCTTCAAGACCAACGAACAGGTCTTCGGCAGTCCGTTCGCCCTCCCGACGCAGTGGGGATGGAGCGCCTACGTCGACGCGTGGCAGCAGGGGGTGAAGAACTACCTCACCGTCAGCGTGCTGCTGACGATCCTCGCGACCGCGGCCACCGAACTCCTCAGCGCCTGGGCGGCCTTCGGGCTGACCAAGACCCGACTACCGCGCAGCGGTGCGTTCACCGGCCTGATGATCGCCGGACTGATGCTCGCTCCGTCGGTCGCGATCATCCCGCTCGTGACCATGTTCCAACGCATGGGCCTCTACAACACGTTCCTCGGACTGCTCATCCTCTACACCGCGTTCCGGATCCCGTTCACCGTGTTCCTCATCCGCGGCTACATGCTCGACCTGCCCCACGAGGTGGACGAGGCGGCCGCGATCGACGGCACGTCCCGATGGGGGACGTTCTGGCGCATCACCCTGCCGATGTGCACGCCGATCATGATCACCACGACCGTCCTGAACATCCTGCTGAACTGGAACGAGTACCTCTTCGCCACGGTGTTCACGTCCGGGTCGGGGATCGAGACGCTGCCGGTCGGTCTCGCCGACCTCATGTCGAGGATCGGGACGCACTACCCGACGGTGTTCGCCGGCATGGTCATCGGCGCGGTCCCCATGGTGGTGCTCTTCTTCGCCTGCCAGCGGTACTTCGTCCGCGGCATCGGCGACGGGGTCGGCAAGTGA
- a CDS encoding sugar porter family MFS transporter — MTSTTRVPPTRDRMTGYVYIAIAVSTLGGLLFGYDIGVSGGAGGFVAGDFHLGSFLEGAVVSGSTLGGAIGALAGGPLADRYGRRWTLLISGVLFSLGALVSAVAPDLALLMVGRVVVGLGVGAASVLVPVYIAELAPSRVRGALVAGFQLLTTLGILAGYGINAALASTEAWRWSLGLAAVPGLLLAFGVLLIPESPRWLVVQGRRDAALHVLRRIRGRDDVSHEIDEIEAVNREDESAHRGRWRDLFRGWVRPMVIVGILVAFFANGCGINLIVYFAPQILQSIGMGPSASLLATVGLGVVNVVFTGVGMALVDRVGRRPMLLIGAVGMTVSLGALAVLLAFPVNGSTAALSLVCLAVYIVVYAVSPGLVAYVVISEIFPLHVRAKATAAATFVIFATNLVIGVFSLPLLDSIGAPATLSIFAVVCLVFVGFCLRMPETKGRTLEELEEHFRTGSARVPAGDERRVDA, encoded by the coding sequence ATGACATCGACGACTCGAGTGCCTCCCACTCGCGACCGCATGACGGGATACGTGTACATCGCGATCGCCGTGAGCACCCTCGGCGGACTCCTCTTCGGGTACGACATCGGCGTCTCCGGCGGTGCCGGTGGCTTCGTCGCCGGCGACTTCCACCTCGGCAGCTTCCTCGAGGGAGCGGTCGTCAGCGGCTCCACCCTCGGCGGTGCGATCGGGGCGCTCGCCGGCGGACCGCTCGCCGACCGCTACGGACGCCGTTGGACGCTCCTGATCTCCGGCGTCCTGTTCAGCCTGGGCGCACTGGTCTCCGCCGTCGCTCCCGACCTGGCACTGCTCATGGTCGGGCGCGTGGTCGTCGGCCTGGGTGTCGGTGCGGCGTCGGTCCTGGTGCCCGTGTACATCGCAGAGCTCGCCCCGTCGCGGGTCCGCGGTGCCCTCGTGGCGGGGTTCCAGCTCCTGACCACCCTCGGGATCCTGGCCGGCTACGGCATCAACGCCGCACTCGCGTCCACCGAGGCATGGCGCTGGTCGCTCGGCCTCGCGGCGGTGCCCGGGCTCCTGCTCGCGTTCGGCGTCCTGCTCATCCCCGAGTCGCCGCGGTGGCTCGTCGTGCAGGGGCGCCGTGACGCCGCGCTGCACGTCCTGCGACGCATCCGTGGACGGGACGACGTGTCCCACGAGATCGACGAGATCGAGGCGGTCAACCGCGAGGACGAGTCGGCGCACCGTGGCCGGTGGCGCGACCTGTTCCGCGGCTGGGTCCGACCGATGGTCATCGTCGGCATCCTGGTGGCCTTCTTCGCCAACGGCTGCGGCATCAACCTCATCGTCTACTTCGCCCCGCAGATCCTGCAGTCCATCGGGATGGGTCCGTCCGCGTCGCTGCTCGCGACCGTCGGGCTCGGTGTGGTCAACGTCGTCTTCACCGGCGTCGGCATGGCGCTCGTCGACCGCGTCGGACGTCGTCCGATGCTGTTGATCGGTGCCGTCGGCATGACGGTGTCGCTCGGCGCGCTCGCCGTGCTGCTGGCCTTCCCCGTCAACGGCAGCACCGCGGCACTGTCGCTCGTCTGCCTGGCCGTCTACATCGTCGTGTACGCCGTGAGCCCCGGACTCGTCGCCTACGTCGTGATCTCGGAGATCTTCCCGCTGCACGTCCGTGCGAAGGCGACGGCTGCCGCGACCTTCGTGATCTTCGCCACGAACCTGGTCATCGGCGTGTTCTCGTTGCCCCTCCTCGACTCGATCGGCGCACCCGCGACGCTGTCGATCTTCGCGGTCGTGTGCCTGGTGTTCGTGGGGTTCTGCCTCCGCATGCCCGAGACGAAGGGCCGGACGCTCGAGGAGCTCGAGGAGCACTTCCGCACCGGTTCGGCCCGCGTCCCCGCCGGTGACGAGCGCCGCGTCGACGCATGA
- a CDS encoding sugar ABC transporter permease translates to MTQTLESESAVGGIRTVELRRRRPTARVRWGGLAWIAPALMVLAVFVYYPLVENIRFSFLDWDIFTGDSKFIGLQNYAKLGSDPTFWHAFGNNVWYAVISVVVQVFGALVLAAMVESLRSERWRKWLRAIYFVPSAISLTVAGLLFYFILQPGDGGLFNAALDAVGLHSLTTAWLGDQKTAIFGIIAMSQWQGFGYGALLFSVALQRIPSEINEAAQIDGVGPVRRFFTISVPLVREMTGVMMIVTVSGAFQVFNEVTVMTQGGPDNSSQVLGTWLYHAGFYDNDFGYASAIATVVFVITLALAIGQLWVSGKRRVEW, encoded by the coding sequence ATGACACAGACACTGGAATCGGAGTCCGCCGTCGGAGGGATCCGGACGGTCGAGCTCCGCCGACGTCGGCCGACAGCGCGAGTACGGTGGGGCGGGCTGGCGTGGATCGCGCCCGCGCTGATGGTCCTCGCGGTCTTCGTCTACTACCCGCTCGTCGAGAACATCCGGTTCAGCTTCCTGGACTGGGACATCTTCACCGGGGACTCGAAGTTCATCGGTCTCCAGAACTACGCGAAGCTCGGATCCGACCCCACCTTCTGGCATGCCTTCGGGAACAACGTCTGGTACGCCGTCATCTCGGTCGTGGTCCAGGTGTTCGGCGCGCTCGTCCTCGCGGCGATGGTCGAGAGCCTCCGCAGCGAGCGCTGGCGGAAGTGGCTCCGAGCGATCTACTTCGTACCCTCGGCGATCTCCCTCACCGTTGCCGGGCTGTTGTTCTACTTCATCCTGCAGCCGGGCGACGGCGGACTCTTCAACGCTGCGCTCGACGCCGTCGGACTGCACTCGCTCACGACGGCATGGTTGGGCGACCAGAAGACCGCCATCTTCGGCATCATCGCGATGAGCCAGTGGCAGGGCTTCGGGTACGGGGCGCTGCTGTTCTCGGTGGCCCTCCAACGGATCCCGTCGGAGATCAACGAGGCAGCACAGATCGACGGCGTCGGCCCGGTCCGACGCTTCTTCACCATCTCCGTCCCACTCGTCCGCGAGATGACCGGCGTGATGATGATCGTCACCGTGTCGGGCGCGTTCCAGGTGTTCAACGAGGTGACCGTGATGACCCAGGGCGGCCCGGACAACTCGAGCCAGGTGCTCGGGACCTGGCTGTACCACGCCGGGTTCTACGACAACGACTTCGGCTACGCATCGGCGATCGCGACCGTGGTGTTCGTCATCACCCTCGCACTCGCCATCGGTCAGCTCTGGGTCTCCGGGAAGCGACGGGTCGAGTGGTGA
- a CDS encoding DeoR/GlpR family DNA-binding transcription regulator, producing MTTIEAPAHHSWGSPMPQTPAERRQAILDQVRDSGYVRAVDLTAALHVDSSTIRRDMERLERAGLIRRMHGGALPADPADTIDTPYEVRRSQHLAEKTAIGAVAADLVQDGQSVLIDNGSTAYQVAAALGGHRDLTVVTNDLMVAMCLRNQGVHQVHVTGGLLLDTVFTLVGPVATNAVEGLHVDWAFLGAEGVDPEAGITNINVVELPLKRAMMAAARNVAVVADSSKLGRSSLATVCALDEVDVVITDDGVPDGDRAAYGDVLRCVPVSR from the coding sequence ATGACTACGATCGAAGCACCTGCACACCACTCCTGGGGGTCGCCGATGCCGCAGACGCCGGCCGAGCGCCGTCAGGCGATCCTCGACCAGGTGCGCGACAGCGGGTACGTCCGGGCCGTCGACCTCACCGCCGCGCTGCACGTGGACTCGTCCACGATCCGGCGTGACATGGAGCGCCTCGAACGGGCTGGTCTCATCCGCCGGATGCACGGCGGCGCGCTCCCGGCCGACCCGGCCGACACGATCGACACCCCGTACGAGGTGCGACGCTCCCAGCACCTCGCCGAGAAGACGGCCATCGGAGCAGTCGCGGCGGACCTCGTCCAGGACGGCCAGTCGGTGCTGATCGACAACGGATCCACCGCCTACCAGGTCGCCGCCGCGCTCGGCGGCCACCGGGACCTGACCGTCGTGACGAACGACCTCATGGTCGCGATGTGCCTCCGCAACCAGGGGGTCCACCAGGTGCACGTCACCGGCGGGCTCCTGCTCGACACGGTGTTCACGCTGGTCGGCCCGGTCGCGACCAACGCGGTCGAGGGCCTGCACGTGGACTGGGCGTTCCTCGGTGCCGAAGGGGTCGACCCCGAGGCCGGCATCACGAACATCAACGTCGTCGAGCTCCCGCTGAAACGGGCGATGATGGCCGCCGCCCGGAACGTCGCGGTCGTCGCGGACAGCTCGAAGCTCGGCCGCAGCTCGCTCGCGACCGTGTGTGCGCTCGACGAGGTGGACGTCGTCATCACGGACGACGGCGTGCCCGACGGGGACCGCGCCGCGTACGGCGACGTCCTCCGCTGCGTCCCCGTGTCCCGCTGA
- a CDS encoding SIS domain-containing protein, giving the protein MSNGTAETSSYIDDITEQPAALRRQADAALPAALADVDLHAHDRIVLTGMGSSDYAAVPIERALAAKGLPVVRIDAGQLLDVPERVTNRTLVWATSQSGRSGEVAALADRLTGSCKPALTIATTDDTSSPLAGMADIVLELHSGPEATVSTKSYLNTLAAQHRALALMTGGSVEAVDEDVRRTADEVAALLAEWPVPDAFAEQAWNAPRARFAYIGIGDDAATALTGALITKESSKVPVEGFVGGAFRHGPYELAGPGLTAVLFGPGAAEDPFLPGLAQDLVRSGATVLTVGPRAYDGTELLATPDRASTLARLAVGSVRTQLLTLAFAKATGEVAGRFRFGQKVTAAL; this is encoded by the coding sequence ATGTCCAACGGCACCGCCGAGACCTCTTCCTACATCGACGACATCACGGAGCAGCCCGCAGCACTCCGGCGACAGGCGGACGCGGCGCTCCCCGCCGCGCTGGCCGACGTCGACCTCCACGCCCACGACCGGATCGTCCTGACCGGCATGGGATCGTCCGACTACGCCGCCGTCCCGATCGAGCGGGCACTGGCCGCGAAGGGCCTCCCGGTCGTCCGCATCGACGCCGGACAGCTCCTCGACGTCCCCGAGCGCGTCACCAACCGGACACTGGTGTGGGCGACGTCCCAGTCCGGCCGGAGCGGTGAGGTCGCTGCGCTCGCCGACCGCCTCACCGGCTCCTGCAAGCCGGCGCTGACCATCGCCACCACCGACGACACCTCGAGCCCGCTGGCCGGCATGGCCGACATCGTCCTCGAGCTGCACAGCGGGCCGGAGGCGACGGTCAGCACGAAGAGCTACCTCAACACGCTCGCCGCGCAGCACCGCGCCCTCGCGCTGATGACCGGCGGTTCGGTCGAGGCCGTCGACGAGGACGTCCGTCGGACCGCGGACGAGGTCGCGGCGTTGCTCGCCGAGTGGCCGGTCCCCGACGCGTTCGCCGAGCAGGCCTGGAACGCGCCGCGGGCTCGCTTCGCCTACATCGGCATCGGCGACGACGCCGCGACGGCCCTCACCGGAGCCCTCATCACCAAGGAGTCCAGCAAGGTGCCGGTCGAGGGCTTCGTCGGCGGGGCGTTCCGACACGGCCCGTACGAGCTCGCCGGTCCGGGGCTGACCGCCGTGCTGTTCGGTCCGGGCGCAGCGGAGGACCCCTTCCTGCCCGGACTCGCGCAGGACCTCGTCCGCTCCGGCGCCACCGTCCTGACCGTCGGCCCCCGCGCCTACGACGGCACCGAGCTGCTCGCGACGCCGGACCGTGCCAGCACCCTCGCCCGGCTCGCCGTCGGGTCCGTCCGCACGCAGCTCCTCACCCTCGCCTTCGCGAAGGCGACCGGTGAGGTCGCCGGTCGCTTCCGGTTCGGCCAGAAGGTGACGGCGGCGCTGTGA
- a CDS encoding MFS transporter — protein sequence MTSLVRLARHPGVARVTASQILARFPLGMLSLGLLMHVRTVTGSYALAGAAVAVWSVGEGVAGPLAGRLLGRFGALPVIGIATVLCAIVITVIAIGVDGPATVVLCGLGGLTVPPVAQAVRAFYPSLVPSTMLAALFSIDASAQEVIWTLGPLLATVLAGAASASVALFTAAGMLVAGGVWFLTASRGGASRPGPRAAPSRRFGRSLLSRPVIAATVTSALLVASYAALEVAVLDHFGSDPGRTGIAIAASSIGSLAGGLLFGARIRSTTALTVAIASVFAFTAIAALVSGVPLFLASMFLSGLGFAPATAYLSVLVSESARPDESGEAFGWVTTGSLMGAASGTALAGFAAEGTGATGAFLLASTTAAAATVVPLVLLSRRNRRAH from the coding sequence GTGACGTCCCTCGTCCGACTCGCCCGTCATCCGGGCGTCGCACGGGTCACGGCGTCGCAGATCCTCGCGCGGTTCCCCCTCGGCATGCTCTCGCTCGGCCTGTTGATGCACGTGCGGACGGTCACCGGGAGCTACGCGCTCGCCGGAGCGGCCGTCGCGGTCTGGAGCGTCGGCGAAGGGGTCGCCGGACCGCTCGCCGGTCGACTCCTCGGCCGGTTCGGTGCACTGCCGGTCATCGGCATCGCGACCGTGCTGTGCGCGATCGTCATCACCGTCATCGCGATCGGCGTCGACGGCCCGGCGACGGTGGTGCTCTGCGGACTCGGTGGACTCACGGTGCCGCCGGTGGCGCAGGCGGTCCGCGCCTTCTACCCGTCGCTCGTGCCGTCGACGATGCTCGCGGCGCTCTTCTCGATCGACGCCTCGGCGCAAGAGGTGATCTGGACGCTCGGGCCGCTCCTCGCGACGGTGCTCGCCGGGGCCGCGAGCGCATCCGTGGCGTTGTTCACGGCGGCCGGGATGCTCGTGGCGGGCGGTGTCTGGTTCCTCACCGCGTCGAGGGGAGGGGCGTCGAGACCTGGTCCCCGTGCGGCGCCGTCCCGCCGCTTCGGACGGAGCCTGTTGAGCCGACCCGTCATCGCAGCCACCGTCACGAGTGCCCTCCTCGTCGCCTCGTACGCTGCGCTCGAGGTCGCGGTCCTGGACCACTTCGGCAGTGATCCGGGACGGACCGGCATCGCGATCGCTGCGTCGTCGATCGGCTCCCTGGCGGGAGGTCTGCTCTTCGGAGCCCGCATCAGGAGCACCACGGCGCTCACGGTCGCGATCGCATCGGTGTTCGCGTTCACCGCGATCGCAGCGCTGGTCTCCGGCGTCCCCCTCTTCCTGGCGTCGATGTTCCTCTCGGGCCTCGGCTTCGCACCGGCCACCGCGTACCTGTCGGTCCTGGTCTCCGAGAGCGCTCGCCCGGACGAGTCAGGGGAGGCCTTCGGCTGGGTGACGACCGGCAGCCTCATGGGCGCTGCGAGCGGAACCGCACTCGCGGGCTTCGCCGCGGAGGGCACCGGCGCCACCGGCGCCTTCCTCCTGGCGAGCACGACGGCCGCCGCTGCCACCGTCGTACCGCTGGTGCTCCTGTCGCGACGGAACCGACGAGCGCACTGA
- a CDS encoding extracellular solute-binding protein yields MRTRSQLVVVIGVITTLFVSGCATNTHAAPASDLTAKPVFSGTLTILTATAGDPLGKYFPKVIAEYEREHPSVHVQLTQETDDDAIKNKEKVLIASQALPDIYFTYAGNWGQNFADGGVAMPLDSVIGPDTTWGKSFLASAVDAFAYDGSRYGVPFYLDAKYMGYDKRIFRQLGLSVPSTLEELVSSCSTIKRAGYIPIAFGNKGGWPGVHYLGQLIAHDVPAEVLAKDQDPATATFTDPGYVQAMQEYREIVTSCTELGSGSNGVDYTTAEQQQTSGKAAMYYQELVEFDSVNTEGSQLAKDGFGIFALPSSATARGDEDAIEGAPEGFMINRRSTKSALALDFLRFVTNDENAETLSAPPYGQPSAVIGAVNSTSASPAVIEGVERLKAASRIDVWLDTGSDPAVADVWTAAGASLADASSTPRQVIAQLRSASKKARQ; encoded by the coding sequence TTGCGAACGCGATCCCAGCTCGTCGTCGTCATCGGCGTCATCACCACGCTGTTCGTCAGCGGCTGCGCCACGAACACGCACGCGGCACCAGCGTCCGACCTGACTGCGAAGCCCGTCTTCAGCGGAACGCTCACGATCCTGACCGCCACGGCCGGCGACCCGTTGGGGAAGTACTTCCCGAAGGTCATCGCCGAGTACGAACGTGAACACCCGTCCGTCCACGTGCAGCTCACCCAGGAGACCGACGACGACGCGATCAAGAACAAGGAGAAGGTCCTGATCGCGTCGCAGGCGCTGCCCGACATCTACTTCACCTACGCGGGGAACTGGGGCCAGAACTTCGCGGACGGCGGCGTCGCCATGCCCCTCGACAGTGTCATCGGCCCGGACACGACCTGGGGGAAGAGCTTCCTCGCGAGTGCCGTCGACGCGTTCGCGTACGACGGCTCCCGGTACGGTGTCCCGTTCTACCTCGACGCGAAGTACATGGGCTACGACAAGCGGATCTTCCGTCAGCTCGGACTCAGCGTCCCGAGCACGCTCGAGGAGCTCGTCAGCTCCTGCTCGACGATCAAGCGTGCCGGCTACATCCCGATCGCCTTCGGGAACAAGGGCGGCTGGCCTGGAGTCCACTACCTCGGCCAGCTCATCGCGCACGACGTCCCCGCCGAGGTCCTCGCGAAGGACCAGGACCCCGCGACCGCGACCTTCACCGACCCGGGGTACGTGCAGGCGATGCAGGAGTACCGGGAGATCGTGACGTCCTGCACCGAACTCGGCAGTGGGTCGAACGGCGTCGACTACACGACGGCCGAGCAGCAGCAGACCTCGGGCAAGGCTGCGATGTACTACCAGGAACTGGTCGAGTTCGACTCGGTGAACACCGAGGGCTCGCAGTTGGCGAAGGACGGGTTCGGCATCTTCGCGCTGCCGAGCAGTGCGACCGCACGAGGCGACGAGGACGCGATCGAAGGCGCCCCGGAAGGCTTCATGATCAACCGCCGATCGACGAAGTCGGCCCTCGCGCTCGACTTCCTGCGGTTCGTGACGAACGACGAGAACGCGGAGACCCTCTCAGCGCCGCCGTACGGGCAGCCGAGCGCCGTGATCGGCGCGGTGAACTCGACGTCCGCGAGCCCCGCCGTCATCGAGGGCGTCGAACGGCTCAAGGCGGCATCAAGGATCGACGTCTGGCTCGACACCGGTTCGGACCCCGCCGTCGCCGATGTCTGGACCGCCGCCGGAGCATCACTGGCCGACGCGTCCAGCACCCCCCGACAGGTCATCGCGCAACTGCGCTCCGCTTCGAAGAAGGCACGTCAATGA
- a CDS encoding LacI family DNA-binding transcriptional regulator — MARGEAPAAPTLTEVAEMAGVGRATVARTLGGYGSVSAKTREKVLAAAERLGYAQNQLAKSMTTGRTNTIGVVVADVGNPFFAGILSGVAVTARARGYDVLVIGTDEDLAEERRAVETLLGKQVDGIVIASAAGRSQPVPHLESALRRGCPIVLVDRDLDTIDTDAVVTDNRVVTEHSVSRLIESGHRRIGFVWGPVTSQPATDVDDVPKIVADALWSDGERLLGYTDALRRHDLPFDTALVSHSLQTEAQATRAVGGMLDLADPPTAIFATEADAVTGSLRALRKRGLRCPDDVSVIGFDDSSWAEVMDPPMTVVAQPMQALGASAAAAVIERIEGQDRGARRIEVESTLIWRGSVAER, encoded by the coding sequence ATGGCCCGAGGGGAAGCCCCTGCTGCTCCGACGTTGACCGAGGTCGCGGAGATGGCGGGTGTCGGACGCGCGACCGTCGCCCGGACCCTCGGCGGGTACGGGTCCGTCAGCGCCAAGACCCGCGAGAAGGTGCTCGCCGCAGCCGAGCGCCTCGGGTACGCCCAGAACCAGCTCGCGAAGAGCATGACGACGGGACGGACGAACACCATCGGTGTCGTCGTCGCGGACGTCGGCAACCCGTTCTTCGCCGGGATCCTCTCCGGCGTCGCCGTGACGGCTCGTGCGCGCGGCTACGACGTGCTCGTGATCGGCACCGACGAGGACCTGGCGGAGGAACGCCGTGCCGTCGAGACGCTCCTCGGCAAACAGGTCGACGGGATCGTGATCGCGTCGGCGGCCGGCCGCAGCCAGCCCGTCCCGCACCTCGAGTCCGCGTTGCGACGCGGCTGCCCCATCGTCCTGGTGGATCGAGACCTCGACACGATCGACACCGACGCGGTCGTGACCGACAACAGGGTCGTCACCGAGCACTCCGTGTCGCGCCTCATCGAGAGCGGGCACCGACGGATCGGCTTCGTGTGGGGGCCGGTCACCAGCCAACCGGCGACCGACGTCGACGACGTCCCGAAGATCGTCGCCGACGCGCTCTGGAGCGACGGGGAGCGCCTCCTGGGCTACACCGACGCACTGCGCAGGCACGATCTGCCGTTCGACACGGCCTTGGTCAGCCACAGCCTCCAGACCGAGGCGCAGGCGACCCGGGCAGTCGGGGGGATGCTCGATCTGGCGGACCCGCCGACCGCGATCTTCGCCACCGAGGCCGACGCCGTCACCGGGTCCCTGCGGGCGCTCCGCAAGCGGGGGCTCCGCTGCCCGGACGACGTCTCCGTCATCGGTTTCGACGACTCCTCCTGGGCTGAGGTGATGGACCCGCCGATGACCGTCGTGGCGCAGCCCATGCAGGCACTGGGTGCTTCGGCCGCCGCCGCGGTCATCGAGCGCATCGAGGGCCAGGACCGAGGGGCCCGCCGCATCGAGGTCGAGTCGACGCTCATCTGGCGGGGAAGCGTCGCCGAGCGCTGA
- a CDS encoding ROK family protein — MNDAAVRVGVDLGGTGSRAIAVVGDEVVAAVDVPTAELGAGPEAERVERLARLIEDVVPAGAGLAAVGIGASGPVDVEAGVIHNGATLPWFTGFPVVDQLRGRLQVPVGIDNDAVAAAFGEHGSGAGARSDRLLMVTLGTGVGVAMLVDGRPVRGADGAHPEGGHIPISSDPERCYCGLTGCFEPAASRSGLQQRLSEAMGGAAPGRGLIADAMERAPEDERVSAVFRDYAVAVGRGLAALHTLWQPRVTVIGGSAAICLPLIHDDVLRALDRSEDYRVDVDVRAATLGDNAGAIGAAVAIANAAS, encoded by the coding sequence GTGAACGACGCGGCCGTCCGCGTCGGGGTCGACCTCGGCGGGACCGGCTCCCGTGCGATCGCCGTCGTCGGCGACGAGGTCGTCGCGGCCGTCGACGTCCCCACCGCCGAGCTCGGCGCCGGACCCGAGGCCGAGCGCGTCGAGCGTCTCGCCCGACTCATCGAGGACGTGGTCCCGGCCGGCGCCGGGCTCGCCGCCGTCGGGATCGGCGCGAGCGGTCCGGTCGACGTCGAGGCCGGCGTCATCCACAACGGCGCGACCCTGCCGTGGTTCACGGGCTTCCCCGTCGTCGACCAGCTCCGGGGACGGCTGCAGGTGCCGGTCGGCATCGACAACGACGCCGTCGCGGCGGCCTTCGGGGAACACGGCTCCGGCGCGGGCGCACGGTCCGACCGGCTGCTGATGGTCACCCTCGGGACGGGCGTCGGGGTCGCGATGCTCGTCGACGGCCGTCCGGTCCGCGGCGCCGACGGCGCGCACCCCGAAGGTGGGCACATCCCGATCTCGAGCGACCCCGAGCGCTGCTACTGCGGCCTCACCGGGTGCTTCGAGCCGGCCGCTTCCCGGAGCGGACTGCAACAGCGGTTGAGCGAGGCGATGGGCGGTGCTGCGCCCGGCCGGGGACTCATCGCGGACGCCATGGAACGCGCGCCGGAGGACGAACGGGTCAGCGCAGTGTTCCGCGACTACGCCGTCGCCGTCGGTCGTGGGCTCGCGGCCCTGCACACCCTGTGGCAGCCCCGCGTCACCGTGATCGGCGGCAGCGCCGCGATCTGCCTGCCGCTCATCCACGACGACGTCCTCCGCGCCCTCGACCGGTCCGAGGACTACCGCGTCGACGTCGACGTCCGAGCGGCGACGCTGGGTGACAACGCCGGTGCGATCGGAGCGGCGGTCGCGATCGCGAACGCGGCCAGCTGA